In Dyadobacter subterraneus, a single genomic region encodes these proteins:
- a CDS encoding zinc-binding alcohol dehydrogenase family protein → MKTLVCEAPGKFSYQDFTIPSLTENHTILRIKNIGICGTDLHAYQGRQPFFNYPRILGHELAGEIISTHGASDFSVGEAVTFLPYFNCGHCIACRNGKTNCCSQMKVFGVHIDGGMSEYISIPTNKLVHAEGLSYEELALVEPLAIGAHAVRRAEVSSRDTVLVIGAGPIGLGIMEFARIEGARVIALDINDSRLKFCEEKIQVPHCINGATQNVVEELFRITEGDMPTIVIDATGNLQAINTAFDYISHGGKYVLVGLQGGEISFSHPEFHKREATLMSSRNAVRSDFEHVISCMKRKLINPLNYITHRVDFEQVKSNFESWLDPATGVIKAMVSMG, encoded by the coding sequence ATGAAAACATTAGTTTGTGAGGCACCTGGAAAGTTCAGTTACCAGGATTTCACCATACCTTCGTTAACAGAAAACCATACGATTTTAAGAATTAAAAATATTGGTATTTGCGGGACGGATTTACATGCGTATCAGGGCAGACAACCTTTTTTTAATTATCCAAGAATACTGGGTCATGAATTGGCCGGAGAAATTATCAGCACACACGGAGCATCGGATTTTTCAGTGGGGGAAGCTGTCACTTTCCTGCCCTATTTCAACTGTGGACATTGCATTGCCTGCCGCAATGGAAAGACCAATTGTTGCAGCCAGATGAAAGTCTTCGGGGTGCATATTGATGGAGGAATGTCAGAATACATTTCGATACCTACAAATAAACTTGTTCATGCAGAAGGACTTAGTTATGAAGAACTGGCTTTGGTAGAACCTCTGGCCATTGGTGCTCACGCTGTCCGCCGTGCAGAAGTTTCTTCGCGGGATACCGTTTTAGTCATTGGTGCTGGTCCGATCGGTTTGGGTATCATGGAATTTGCAAGAATTGAGGGCGCCAGAGTTATTGCACTGGATATCAACGATTCACGTCTGAAATTTTGTGAAGAAAAAATTCAGGTTCCGCATTGTATCAATGGAGCGACGCAAAATGTCGTGGAAGAACTTTTCAGGATAACGGAAGGCGATATGCCTACCATCGTAATTGATGCCACCGGAAATTTACAGGCTATTAATACCGCATTTGATTATATATCTCATGGCGGAAAATACGTTCTGGTGGGTCTGCAAGGCGGGGAAATCAGTTTTAGTCATCCTGAATTTCATAAAAGAGAAGCCACTTTGATGAGCAGCCGAAATGCGGTAAGATCCGATTTTGAGCATGTCATAAGCTGCATGAAAAGAAAACTTATCAATCCATTGAATTACATTACACATCGTGTTGATTTTGAACAGGTCAAAAGTAATTTTGAAAGCTGGCTGGATCCGGCCACCGGTGTCATCAAGGCTATGGTTTCAATGGGTTAA